From a region of the Deinococcus budaensis genome:
- a CDS encoding endonuclease NucS domain-containing protein, giving the protein MASRRIPQELVRVVFLNVQVAQALERTEEAGFVLSGSEAQMQEALAQHPEVIEPGLRVLNRELLVASGGIDLYAQDAQGRYVVVELKRGRATQDAVSQLARYVLVVQGIVGGAVVRGILAAPSITGPARAQLEARGLEFREVSALPAVAAKQAQPSLFE; this is encoded by the coding sequence ATGGCGTCCCGGCGGATCCCGCAGGAGCTGGTGCGGGTGGTATTTCTGAACGTGCAGGTCGCGCAAGCATTGGAACGGACCGAGGAAGCGGGTTTTGTCCTCTCGGGTTCCGAGGCACAGATGCAAGAAGCCCTGGCGCAGCACCCGGAGGTGATCGAGCCAGGTCTTCGGGTCCTGAACCGAGAGTTGCTGGTGGCGTCCGGGGGCATTGACCTGTACGCGCAGGATGCTCAGGGCCGGTACGTGGTGGTCGAGCTGAAGCGTGGGCGGGCGACACAGGATGCTGTTTCGCAACTGGCCCGGTACGTGCTGGTGGTTCAGGGAATAGTCGGGGGTGCAGTCGTGCGGGGCATTCTGGCGGCGCCGTCCATCACGGGGCCTGCCCGGGCGCAGTTGGAAGCGCGTGGGCTGGAGTTCCGAGAAGTGAGTGCCTTACCCGCTGTGGCGGCCAAGCAAGCCCAGCCATCCCTCTTCGAGTGA
- a CDS encoding response regulator, translated as MPALVSPPQSPDPAQETRRLCILLIDDSAPDRLIAQEVFAEYSDQVGVMTAESGADALAKMRHSGVRLPDVVLLDINMPGMTGFEVLQAMKADPRLHLIPVVMLTTSGNEQDIQRAYTLHASSYLTKSMDFWHFVEQIESFVRFWLTTRLTHWPEGRGREDTIRPSAC; from the coding sequence ATGCCTGCTCTCGTCAGTCCTCCCCAGTCCCCTGACCCTGCCCAGGAGACCCGGCGACTGTGCATCCTGCTGATCGACGACAGCGCACCCGACCGGCTGATCGCTCAGGAAGTCTTCGCTGAGTACAGCGATCAGGTCGGCGTGATGACCGCTGAAAGCGGCGCGGACGCGCTGGCGAAGATGCGGCACTCCGGTGTACGCCTCCCGGACGTGGTGCTGCTCGACATCAACATGCCGGGCATGACCGGCTTCGAGGTGTTGCAGGCCATGAAAGCGGACCCCAGGCTGCACCTCATTCCCGTGGTCATGCTGACGACCTCGGGGAACGAGCAGGACATTCAGCGGGCGTACACGTTGCACGCCAGTTCGTACCTGACCAAATCCATGGACTTCTGGCACTTCGTGGAGCAGATCGAGAGCTTCGTGCGTTTCTGGCTCACCACCCGCCTCACGCACTGGCCGGAAGGGCGCGGCCGTGAGGACACCATCCGCCCGTCCGCCTGTTAA
- a CDS encoding PAS domain S-box protein produces MLADPSPVHQDADAPRLAALHRYAPTSTTSQAALDRTAALAAQVFRVPVAAVTFIDADQQWFTARVGVELRQAPRSTSFCTHVVRPDGPDVLVVPDTRADVRFRHLPVVVNPPFVRFYAGAPLVTPDGFKIGTLCLYDMTPRPDLTPDERATLQALADNVVSELELRRTLAVLERERKIHSAVLASALDGMIILDRHGRVTEWNPAAEALLGFTRDEACGRALTEVMVPPEYHAVHQAGLARVIQDGDTRKRRVEVPALRRDGATFPSEFTLTPFDVDGEPMFMVYVRDLTDTQAARDALTASHALLRTVVDSVPEAIFVKDLQRRYVMINAAGAAQIGLSAERILGRTDDDLFPHGPATASKARDEAVLNHGQPLTYEATDPLPDGTQRTYWSTKVPTREACGQVTGLVGVAIDITERQAAEAMIRRHNGELTTRIEAAQLEILHRLARAAEYRDDDTGEHMGRVALTAAGLARELGLPDEEVALMERTAPLHDVGKIGIPDGILLKPGRLTPEEFEAVKAHTLIGSSILSGGQSPLVERAEEIARTHHERWDGSGYPLGLAGEAIPLSGRIVAVADVLDALTNDRPYKQAWSFEAALAEIRSQSGRHFDPRVVAALERLVTRR; encoded by the coding sequence ATGCTCGCGGACCCGTCGCCCGTGCACCAGGACGCCGACGCGCCACGTCTGGCTGCCCTCCACCGTTACGCCCCCACCAGCACGACGTCCCAGGCTGCCCTCGACCGCACCGCCGCCCTCGCCGCGCAGGTGTTCCGCGTGCCTGTGGCGGCCGTCACCTTCATCGACGCAGACCAGCAGTGGTTCACCGCGCGGGTGGGGGTCGAACTGCGGCAAGCCCCCCGCAGCACGTCCTTTTGTACCCACGTGGTCCGGCCGGACGGCCCAGACGTTCTGGTCGTGCCCGATACGCGTGCGGACGTACGCTTCCGGCACCTGCCGGTCGTCGTGAACCCACCGTTCGTGCGCTTCTACGCGGGCGCGCCGCTCGTCACGCCCGACGGCTTCAAGATCGGTACGCTCTGCCTGTACGACATGACGCCCCGTCCGGACCTCACGCCCGACGAGCGCGCCACCCTCCAGGCCCTGGCGGACAACGTTGTCAGCGAACTCGAACTTCGCCGCACCCTCGCCGTCCTCGAGCGCGAGCGCAAGATCCACAGCGCCGTGCTCGCGTCCGCGCTTGACGGCATGATCATCCTCGACCGCCACGGCCGGGTCACGGAATGGAATCCGGCCGCCGAGGCCCTCCTGGGGTTCACCCGCGACGAGGCATGCGGGCGGGCCCTGACTGAGGTGATGGTGCCGCCCGAATATCACGCGGTCCACCAGGCGGGTCTCGCCCGCGTCATCCAGGACGGTGACACCCGCAAGCGCCGCGTGGAAGTGCCTGCATTGCGGCGCGACGGCGCGACCTTCCCGAGCGAGTTTACCCTCACGCCGTTTGATGTGGACGGGGAGCCGATGTTCATGGTGTACGTCCGCGACCTCACGGACACGCAGGCGGCGCGCGACGCCCTGACGGCCAGCCACGCGCTGCTGCGCACGGTGGTCGACAGCGTGCCGGAGGCCATCTTCGTGAAGGACCTCCAACGGCGCTACGTCATGATCAACGCGGCGGGCGCCGCGCAGATCGGCCTGAGTGCGGAGAGGATCCTCGGCCGAACCGACGACGACCTGTTCCCCCACGGCCCGGCCACCGCCTCCAAAGCGCGCGACGAGGCGGTGCTGAACCATGGCCAGCCGCTGACGTACGAGGCGACGGACCCTCTCCCGGACGGCACACAGCGCACGTACTGGTCCACGAAGGTGCCCACGCGGGAGGCTTGCGGGCAGGTGACGGGTCTGGTGGGGGTCGCGATCGATATCACGGAGCGGCAGGCGGCGGAGGCGATGATCCGGCGGCACAACGGGGAACTCACCACGCGCATCGAGGCGGCGCAGCTGGAGATCCTGCACCGCCTCGCGCGCGCCGCGGAGTACCGCGACGACGACACCGGCGAGCACATGGGCCGCGTTGCCCTGACCGCCGCTGGCCTCGCCCGCGAACTCGGCCTGCCGGATGAGGAGGTCGCCCTGATGGAGCGGACAGCGCCGCTGCACGATGTGGGCAAGATCGGTATCCCGGACGGCATCCTGCTCAAACCGGGTCGCCTGACGCCCGAGGAGTTCGAGGCGGTGAAAGCGCACACCCTGATCGGGTCGAGCATTCTTTCGGGAGGTCAGTCGCCGCTGGTGGAACGGGCAGAGGAGATCGCACGGACGCACCACGAGCGATGGGACGGGAGCGGCTATCCACTAGGCCTGGCGGGTGAGGCGATTCCGCTGTCAGGACGCATTGTCGCGGTGGCCGACGTGCTGGACGCCTTGACGAACGATCGACCTTATAAGCAGGCGTGGTCGTTCGAGGCGGCTCTCGCGGAGATCCGCTCGCAGTCCGGGCGGCACTTTGACCCGCGTGTCGTGGCCGCACTGGAGCGCCTCGTCACGCGTCGATAG
- a CDS encoding LexA family protein — MPPDLTRTRRTILQAALRLGVQASLNAVAEQTGLTKQAVSYQAAILRNLGYLEPASSRYSPLVPTDRARVAVGEGLPIYGQIAAGPPTLADQSPEDYTPSLESLLGLKDGDFLLRVRGDSMTGIGVIDGDYVVVRPCQEVHDGEVAVVLVPSESTATLKRLYHFGDQITLMSENPAMPRLTFPADEVQVQGRMVGRVGVGAPRVSARWG; from the coding sequence ATGCCCCCCGACCTGACCCGCACCCGCCGCACCATCCTCCAGGCCGCCCTCCGCCTCGGCGTGCAAGCCAGTCTGAATGCGGTCGCCGAACAGACCGGCCTCACCAAGCAGGCGGTGAGCTACCAGGCCGCCATCCTGCGGAATCTGGGGTATCTGGAGCCCGCCAGCAGCCGGTACTCGCCCCTGGTCCCCACCGACCGCGCCCGCGTGGCCGTCGGGGAAGGCCTGCCCATCTACGGGCAGATCGCCGCCGGTCCCCCCACCCTCGCCGACCAGTCCCCCGAGGACTACACGCCAAGTCTGGAGAGCCTGCTCGGGCTGAAGGACGGGGATTTTCTGCTCCGGGTGCGCGGCGACTCCATGACCGGGATCGGCGTGATCGACGGCGACTACGTGGTGGTGCGGCCCTGCCAGGAAGTGCATGACGGGGAAGTCGCGGTCGTGCTGGTGCCCAGCGAGTCGACCGCCACTCTCAAGCGCCTGTATCACTTCGGGGACCAGATCACCCTGATGTCCGAGAACCCGGCCATGCCCCGTCTGACCTTCCCAGCGGACGAGGTGCAGGTGCAGGGGCGGATGGTGGGCCGGGTCGGGGTGGGGGCGCCCCGGGTCAGCGCCCGCTGGGGGTAA
- a CDS encoding DUF6504 family protein, with protein MTIQQGGLPRQLYWQGRGHTVQVVLDTWRSGGRWWLDEPTRECYLVQAGPLVAELHHEDVPGGRWWLARVQD; from the coding sequence GTGACGATCCAGCAGGGCGGCCTGCCCCGGCAGCTGTACTGGCAGGGCCGGGGGCACACCGTCCAGGTCGTGCTGGATACCTGGAGGAGCGGCGGGCGCTGGTGGCTGGACGAGCCGACCCGCGAGTGCTACCTGGTCCAGGCGGGGCCACTCGTCGCCGAGTTGCACCACGAGGACGTGCCGGGCGGCCGCTGGTGGCTGGCGAGGGTGCAGGACTGA
- a CDS encoding replication initiator protein A, which produces MSKRLIIPEKLTDEHFLARLGLISVQTRIDERSPLNHRWTSRFSINGHDYHVEGFAADFGRPRGVDTDVQIAIETLFERQGCPQDNTIVTTAYELLMLCLMTDKGDNYLRLRESLMRLWRVGFLVSRAYHHPSSPWAMYLNETLNLIQRVRFWSKGARRESPDLSTMDADGRLIIQLSDPVAQSIRAGFTQHLDTMLLSRIEQPVGRGVYRLLQAHRTSEQGGGLRVGLREWASACGIFSPDSDKIRRVLQPAHEELEANAYLEGIEFEGRGAKQVLHYHFRVEPSLDPHLVRDVRELGISEVRAQTLVKGHQQAPERVLASVEYVRAQKNVRSPGVLLADMLTHPQKYILPEGTTRGTLASAAPHPDPRVLEQQIEREQEVRQRQLLELPPVEQWRANQTTLRFMLKAYLSAPQLQHLEEACVSGRLSASQLAHDLSVATARAARADLVHTLMAELDG; this is translated from the coding sequence ATGAGCAAACGACTGATCATTCCAGAGAAACTGACGGATGAGCACTTCCTCGCCCGGCTCGGCCTGATCAGCGTGCAAACCCGGATCGACGAGCGCAGCCCCCTGAACCACCGCTGGACCAGCCGCTTCAGCATCAACGGACACGATTACCACGTCGAGGGTTTCGCGGCCGACTTCGGTCGCCCCCGCGGCGTGGACACCGACGTGCAGATCGCCATCGAAACCCTCTTCGAGCGGCAGGGGTGTCCTCAGGACAACACCATTGTCACCACCGCTTATGAACTCCTGATGCTGTGTCTGATGACCGATAAGGGCGACAACTACTTGCGGCTGCGCGAGAGCCTGATGCGCCTGTGGCGGGTGGGCTTTCTGGTGTCCCGCGCCTACCACCACCCGAGCAGCCCCTGGGCGATGTACCTGAACGAGACCCTGAACCTGATTCAGCGGGTCCGGTTCTGGAGCAAGGGGGCCCGCCGGGAGTCACCCGACCTGAGCACGATGGACGCGGACGGCCGGCTGATCATCCAGCTCTCCGACCCGGTCGCACAGAGCATCCGGGCCGGCTTCACCCAGCACCTGGACACCATGCTGCTCTCGCGGATCGAGCAGCCGGTGGGCCGCGGCGTGTACCGCCTCCTTCAGGCGCACCGCACCAGCGAGCAGGGGGGAGGGCTGCGGGTCGGCCTGCGGGAGTGGGCCAGCGCGTGCGGCATCTTCAGCCCGGACTCGGACAAGATCCGCCGCGTATTGCAGCCCGCCCATGAGGAACTGGAGGCGAACGCCTACCTGGAGGGGATCGAATTCGAGGGCCGGGGCGCCAAGCAGGTGTTGCACTACCACTTCCGCGTCGAACCGTCGCTCGACCCCCACCTGGTCCGGGACGTGCGGGAACTGGGGATCAGTGAGGTGCGGGCCCAGACCCTGGTGAAGGGGCACCAGCAGGCCCCGGAGCGGGTCCTCGCTTCGGTCGAGTACGTGCGCGCCCAGAAGAACGTCCGCTCTCCAGGGGTCCTCCTCGCGGACATGCTGACCCATCCCCAAAAGTACATCCTGCCTGAGGGGACCACGCGGGGCACCCTGGCATCCGCCGCACCTCATCCCGACCCCCGCGTCCTCGAGCAGCAGATCGAACGGGAGCAGGAGGTGCGGCAGCGGCAACTGCTCGAGTTGCCGCCAGTCGAACAGTGGCGGGCCAACCAGACCACCCTGCGCTTCATGCTCAAGGCCTACCTGAGCGCCCCGCAACTTCAACACCTGGAGGAGGCCTGCGTGTCCGGCCGGTTGAGCGCTTCTCAACTGGCACACGATCTGAGCGTCGCCACGGCCCGGGCGGCCAGAGCGGACCTGGTGCACACCCTGATGGCCGAGTTGGACGGCTGA
- a CDS encoding ParB/RepB/Spo0J family partition protein: MTRGRPSMEARTPAPATVLNNLDLARARIIPLTQIRLIEHHNPRGRYSRDEVFSEESLSPLVRSVRERGVLQPVLLRATPGGHYELVAGERRFRAAQLAGLSGVPAVVETVADADLLEYALIENLQREAMNPVDQTFGVLELLSQRTGHPLSALPAYLNRLRNGTERDEHRVEETLQQVGGWTLLTFATRNVKFLGLRTGELDAVAAGKLTSSAAFELLPLGEHERRPVLLEEALRQGWSAKELRAQVQRVLQEGSAPSETRALVSRVRASLTERRVGQLSAAKRKELQRLVEQLESLLQEERPRGPGGRRTQARAARGERPT, encoded by the coding sequence ATGACGCGCGGGCGACCCAGCATGGAGGCGCGGACGCCGGCACCCGCCACCGTCCTGAATAACCTCGACCTTGCCCGGGCGCGGATCATTCCCCTCACGCAGATTCGCCTGATCGAGCACCACAACCCGCGTGGCCGGTACTCGCGGGACGAGGTGTTCAGCGAGGAGAGTTTGAGCCCGCTCGTGCGGTCGGTCCGCGAACGCGGCGTCCTGCAACCGGTGCTGCTCCGTGCCACGCCGGGCGGACATTACGAACTGGTCGCGGGCGAGCGCCGCTTCCGCGCGGCGCAACTCGCTGGCCTGAGCGGCGTCCCCGCCGTCGTCGAAACGGTCGCCGACGCGGACCTGCTGGAGTACGCGCTGATCGAGAACCTCCAGCGGGAAGCGATGAACCCGGTCGATCAGACCTTTGGGGTGCTGGAACTGCTCAGCCAGCGCACCGGACACCCGCTGAGCGCGCTGCCCGCCTATCTCAACCGCCTGCGCAACGGCACCGAGCGCGACGAACACCGGGTCGAGGAAACCCTGCAACAGGTGGGAGGCTGGACCCTGCTCACCTTCGCCACCCGCAACGTCAAGTTTCTCGGTCTCAGGACCGGGGAACTGGACGCCGTGGCCGCAGGCAAGCTCACCAGCAGCGCCGCCTTTGAACTGCTGCCCTTGGGCGAACACGAGCGGCGACCCGTCCTCCTTGAGGAGGCCCTGCGGCAGGGGTGGTCGGCGAAGGAACTGCGCGCCCAGGTGCAACGGGTGTTGCAGGAGGGGAGCGCACCCTCCGAGACCAGGGCACTCGTCTCCCGGGTCAGGGCTTCCCTGACGGAGCGGCGCGTCGGCCAGCTCAGCGCCGCGAAGCGGAAGGAACTCCAGCGTCTCGTCGAACAGCTCGAGTCGCTGTTGCAGGAGGAGCGCCCCCGAGGCCCGGGAGGACGCCGAACTCAGGCGAGAGCCGCCCGGGGGGAGCGCCCGACCTGA
- a CDS encoding Y-family DNA polymerase has protein sequence MAVAASVACVLLAPWPLTLLARQHPGVPVAVLSETARKVVFASPEAREAGVQVGMRETAALSRCPELHAEVVSAPTATAAWAELLEVLYARYSDRVEGREPGAAYLKLSAPAARDLAAALHAPVGLGASLEVAQLAALRARPGEVREVPAGAEQPFLRLSRIGHLHILGLTPAHVERLHFLGIPDLGGLMGWTAAQREAFLGVDAGKKVNRFLRGERSSAVARYVPGRVIEASLSMDAPLHEPGETEIVLGDLVPGLLAELRGRTCAYLTLHAETVGGRLSATRKLKWPLDASGLTRVAGLALQDTGALALGVDTLTVQLSGLQQPSRMVGLWAGLADLEVTRDLLDRFPEALVKVQWLDPYAYVADAQYQWVDWLTGAVRPTPMTPRQAWAPQTQTQRREQAVNKVLAFFERVEL, from the coding sequence ATGGCCGTGGCTGCGTCCGTCGCCTGTGTGCTGCTGGCGCCGTGGCCGCTGACGCTGCTCGCCCGGCAGCATCCGGGCGTGCCGGTCGCGGTGTTGAGCGAAACGGCTCGGAAGGTGGTCTTCGCGAGTCCAGAGGCGCGCGAGGCAGGCGTGCAGGTCGGGATGCGGGAGACCGCGGCCCTCTCCCGCTGCCCGGAACTGCACGCAGAGGTCGTCAGCGCCCCGACGGCCACCGCCGCCTGGGCGGAACTGCTGGAAGTCCTCTACGCGCGCTACAGCGACCGAGTGGAGGGAAGGGAACCGGGCGCCGCGTACCTGAAGCTCAGTGCGCCCGCTGCCCGTGACCTGGCCGCCGCGTTGCATGCCCCGGTAGGTCTAGGAGCCAGTCTGGAAGTCGCGCAGCTCGCCGCCCTCCGGGCCAGGCCGGGCGAAGTGCGGGAAGTCCCTGCCGGGGCAGAACAGCCCTTTCTCAGGCTCAGCCGAATCGGGCACCTGCATATCCTGGGCCTGACGCCCGCCCACGTGGAACGCCTGCATTTCCTGGGGATACCAGACCTCGGCGGGCTGATGGGCTGGACTGCCGCGCAGCGCGAAGCCTTTCTCGGCGTGGACGCCGGGAAAAAGGTCAATCGCTTTTTGCGTGGCGAGCGCAGCAGCGCTGTGGCGAGGTACGTTCCCGGGCGCGTCATCGAGGCCAGCCTGAGCATGGACGCGCCTCTACACGAGCCGGGAGAGACTGAGATCGTCCTGGGGGACCTGGTGCCCGGCCTGCTCGCCGAGTTGCGCGGGCGGACCTGTGCGTACCTCACCCTGCACGCCGAGACGGTCGGGGGACGGCTGAGCGCGACGAGGAAGTTGAAGTGGCCGCTGGACGCTTCTGGTCTGACCCGGGTAGCAGGACTCGCTCTCCAGGACACGGGTGCTCTGGCCCTGGGCGTGGACACCCTGACGGTGCAGCTCAGCGGCCTCCAGCAACCCAGCCGCATGGTGGGCCTGTGGGCCGGGCTGGCGGACCTCGAAGTCACGCGCGACCTGCTCGACCGCTTTCCCGAGGCCTTGGTCAAGGTGCAGTGGCTCGATCCCTACGCCTACGTGGCCGACGCCCAGTACCAGTGGGTGGACTGGCTGACCGGCGCCGTGCGCCCCACCCCGATGACCCCCCGGCAAGCCTGGGCACCCCAGACCCAGACGCAGCGCCGCGAGCAGGCCGTCAACAAAGTCCTGGCTTTCTTCGAGAGGGTGGAGCTGTGA
- a CDS encoding AAA family ATPase: MPLKPVPGTAQVTSAELRSRFPELLDQLGQGTRVVVTHYRRPIGALVSLEDLQRLRRADVADAQSGQGRLMQIIGTHNQSGGVGKTTSVAELGYDLSTRLNLRTGQPNRVLLVDTDPQASLTKRFGLHDDPSSPAHVVTSTLFMSVMDPQLPGPTPLPSPTVPELHLIPANQHLSRLDALLYSDDSLLPNLGQVLRRYQDYDYILIDTPPSRGMITRAALIASEHIIIPVNSSLKAMENFDSVSELIGQCQRHNPNLRVAMFLLTQYQKNILHDQDVQRILKTQYAGIAPTSSPVPHRKALFNDASLARLPIALYRPKDPVNKDLRRVTDELLASIGEPVTA, translated from the coding sequence ATGCCGCTCAAGCCCGTGCCTGGAACCGCTCAGGTGACCAGCGCCGAATTGCGGTCGCGCTTTCCCGAATTGCTCGATCAGTTGGGCCAGGGCACACGGGTCGTCGTCACGCACTACCGCCGTCCCATCGGCGCGCTCGTGAGCCTGGAAGATCTTCAGCGCCTGCGGCGCGCCGACGTCGCGGATGCCCAGTCGGGGCAGGGGAGACTTATGCAGATCATTGGAACGCACAACCAGTCGGGTGGAGTGGGGAAAACCACCAGCGTCGCGGAACTGGGGTACGACCTCAGCACCCGCCTCAATCTCCGCACCGGACAGCCCAACCGGGTGCTTCTGGTCGACACCGATCCGCAGGCCTCCCTCACGAAACGCTTCGGCCTGCATGACGACCCCTCGTCCCCGGCCCACGTAGTCACCAGCACGCTGTTCATGAGCGTGATGGACCCGCAACTTCCCGGGCCCACGCCCCTGCCGTCCCCCACGGTGCCGGAACTGCACCTGATCCCTGCCAACCAGCACCTCAGCCGCCTCGACGCGCTACTCTACAGCGACGACAGCCTGCTGCCGAACCTCGGCCAGGTGCTGCGGCGTTACCAGGACTACGACTACATCCTGATCGACACCCCGCCCAGCCGGGGCATGATCACCCGTGCCGCGCTGATCGCGAGTGAACACATCATCATTCCGGTCAACAGCAGCCTCAAGGCGATGGAGAACTTCGACAGCGTCTCCGAGCTCATCGGGCAGTGCCAGCGCCACAACCCGAACCTGCGGGTGGCGATGTTCCTGCTGACCCAGTACCAGAAGAACATCCTGCACGACCAGGACGTGCAGCGCATCCTCAAGACCCAATACGCCGGGATCGCGCCTACCAGCAGCCCAGTGCCGCACCGCAAGGCCCTGTTCAACGACGCCAGCCTCGCCCGGCTGCCCATCGCGCTCTACCGCCCCAAGGACCCGGTGAACAAGGATTTGCGGAGGGTCACCGATGAACTGCTTGCCTCCATCGGTGAGCCGGTGACGGCATGA
- a CDS encoding helix-turn-helix domain-containing protein — translation MPDPIPARTPAHPPQAPRTHVQAFVPLSLSAERVERLLACLDRHTRATPTQLADALGLTCAAARPLIDELCSRGLARPAGGGRRLYERAQTPVQPRLVLDRLRPIIRTSLQGRPALASGVARDLGEPLDNVAETCKAMHLEGELRGVAVGATFVYSVNPAVIQQGLPDRTDAVAAPQPAAPHRGRITEDLVRQVQAALPPARRRAGGEVERVAERFGLSPSQVYRALKQVLASG, via the coding sequence ATGCCAGATCCCATTCCTGCCCGCACCCCAGCCCACCCGCCCCAGGCCCCACGAACTCACGTGCAGGCCTTTGTGCCACTGTCCCTCTCGGCTGAGCGCGTCGAGCGGTTGCTGGCCTGCCTGGACCGGCACACCCGGGCCACGCCCACGCAGCTCGCGGACGCGCTGGGCTTGACCTGCGCCGCCGCCCGTCCGCTGATCGACGAGCTGTGCAGCCGTGGACTGGCCCGGCCCGCAGGAGGTGGCCGCCGCCTCTACGAGCGTGCCCAGACTCCGGTGCAGCCGAGGCTGGTGCTCGACCGTCTGCGGCCGATCATCCGGACCTCCCTGCAAGGCCGTCCGGCGCTGGCCTCCGGTGTGGCCCGCGACCTCGGCGAACCACTGGACAACGTGGCGGAGACCTGCAAGGCGATGCATCTGGAAGGGGAACTGCGCGGCGTCGCCGTGGGGGCGACCTTCGTGTACTCCGTCAACCCCGCCGTCATCCAGCAAGGCCTCCCGGACAGGACGGACGCGGTGGCCGCGCCTCAACCTGCCGCTCCCCACCGTGGGCGCATCACCGAGGACCTGGTGCGCCAGGTGCAGGCGGCGTTGCCCCCGGCCAGACGCCGGGCAGGCGGCGAGGTGGAGCGGGTGGCCGAGCGCTTCGGCCTCAGCCCCAGCCAGGTCTACCGCGCCCTGAAGCAGGTCCTGGCCTCCGGGTAG
- a CDS encoding HU family DNA-binding protein: MRTMTKKAAKAPAAKKPAAPKAPGRATAESNKVGKTQLVEQVAEKSGLTRKQSDEAVSVVLDALVDAVRGGQSVGLNGVGTFSVKATAARTGVRPGTSEKIQIPAGKKVAFKVASTLKGTL; this comes from the coding sequence ATGCGCACCATGACGAAGAAAGCCGCGAAAGCCCCTGCCGCCAAGAAGCCCGCTGCCCCCAAGGCCCCAGGCCGCGCCACGGCGGAGAGTAACAAGGTCGGCAAGACCCAGCTCGTCGAGCAGGTCGCCGAGAAGTCCGGGTTGACCCGCAAGCAGAGCGACGAGGCCGTCAGCGTCGTCCTGGACGCCCTGGTGGACGCGGTTCGCGGTGGGCAGAGCGTGGGCCTGAACGGTGTGGGGACCTTCAGCGTCAAGGCCACCGCCGCCCGCACTGGCGTACGCCCCGGGACCAGCGAGAAGATCCAGATTCCGGCAGGCAAGAAGGTCGCCTTCAAGGTCGCCAGCACCCTCAAGGGCACCCTGTAA
- a CDS encoding PadR family transcriptional regulator, protein MDRTFVRGNLNLLILSLLHSGPLYGLQVAKQINALIDDGNPLSYGSLYPALHRLETQGFLLGTDRPSPAGARPVREYALTDAGRAHLADLKAAQQDFQRTLTALWGEG, encoded by the coding sequence ATGGACCGCACCTTCGTCCGGGGCAACCTCAACCTGCTGATCCTCAGCCTGCTGCATTCCGGCCCCCTCTACGGCCTGCAAGTCGCCAAACAGATCAACGCCCTGATCGACGATGGGAATCCGCTCAGCTATGGCAGCCTCTACCCGGCGCTGCACCGCCTGGAAACCCAGGGCTTTCTTCTCGGCACGGACAGGCCGTCCCCGGCAGGGGCACGGCCTGTTCGTGAGTACGCCCTGACCGACGCGGGCCGCGCCCACCTCGCCGACCTGAAAGCGGCGCAGCAGGACTTCCAGCGGACCCTGACGGCCCTCTGGGGGGAAGGATGA
- a CDS encoding N-6 DNA methylase: MGRLSKSAQQYLGQVYTPSTMALLMTKMIMHPPEPGEALKVAEPAAGSGTLVLAAAQALEDLGVSRLHMRGVATDLNPFAVDMALVNLGLAGVPAIVRYGNSLTEQVFREYPAPAWPFAYPYSGETKAERLRGIDVLDILRLTVPLPVRAAG; the protein is encoded by the coding sequence ATGGGTCGCCTGAGCAAGAGCGCGCAGCAGTACCTGGGTCAGGTCTACACCCCGAGTACGATGGCCCTGCTGATGACGAAGATGATCATGCACCCGCCCGAACCCGGCGAGGCCCTGAAGGTGGCAGAGCCCGCCGCTGGAAGCGGAACCCTGGTGCTGGCCGCAGCCCAGGCGCTGGAGGACCTGGGGGTCAGCCGCCTGCACATGCGGGGGGTGGCCACCGACCTCAACCCCTTCGCGGTGGACATGGCGCTGGTCAATCTGGGACTCGCAGGCGTCCCGGCAATCGTCCGCTATGGCAACAGCCTTACCGAGCAGGTCTTCCGCGAGTACCCGGCGCCCGCCTGGCCCTTCGCGTATCCCTACAGCGGCGAGACGAAGGCCGAGCGGCTGCGAGGCATCGATGTCCTGGACATATTGCGGCTGACCGTACCCCTGCCAGTCCGTGCCGCGGGCTGA